The Dreissena polymorpha isolate Duluth1 chromosome 2, UMN_Dpol_1.0, whole genome shotgun sequence nucleotide sequence cGCGTATCAACCATGCTATGAGTCGCTTGATGATGGACTTGAGAGATCATTCAGTTTCTACCACGTCGCGTTAACATGGATAATAATCTTTTTATTGTGGGTCAAAATTGGCATATACTTTCATGCGTAAATAATTATGCATTATTCAAAAGAGAATGTAATGTAAACCGTACGTGGGCACtggtattatataatattttgctGGTTTGAgacaaaatatatgtatgtatgtatgttattgtaaatataaacacaGTATAGTAAGGCTcgcttggtcattgtcggctcgggtactacttacttgtaccccggttactcttaattatacttacatgtaccccggttacggtaaatgtacttaaacgtacccggtcgatattagactgtacccgagttatattcccgcccaaaatccgtggttgtaaaacgcgctaccgattaccgaaaaacgatattgtttatcttaaacaaacttctcttaaagttgagtatgagtttcgataatgtagaggccatttaacagaaaattgacataaatgtgaacataattaaatttttaataataGCTGACatcgaccgatttagcgttaaaattcccgagtacgttttaatatatttaccgtacccggggtacatgtaagtatacttaagagtacccggggtgtaagtagtacccgagccgacaatgaccaatcgagctaaaGTAAGTGTATCGAAACACTTATTAGATTATTCCACGCCATATGAAGTAACTGAAATTAAAATTCTAAAACTCCTTAGATAACagcatttatatgaacatttggtttttaataaatacgcCAAGATACAGATGGCGTGGAAATTCATTGTAATGCAGTTTATACATGGACTAtctaaataatattatatgatttatattataCGTGCTTAAGAATCATGATCAAGCAATATTGTTTGTTGATCGCGATAAAAATATAAAGCTTTGATGTTTGCAAATCGGTAATACATTGCGAGAGTACACAAGCAGaaaaacctttataaataaaaatagctGTTTATAAAGAGAatgaggtttaaaacacattcaaaaacactatATTTATAGTAAATTGTATGTTAATGTGAACATATGATGGTTAAATTTGCaaatgaatacattattttccATATAAAACTAATGTCCCCTTAATGTTATTAAATTTGTGTCAATAATACTGTGCGGAAAGTGGGAATGAACGGTTATTTCATCATGTAATTTGACCACGTATGGCCGAATAGAATTTAAAATGCGATGCAGCCTTTCCCTTAAATTGCAATGTAATCCGAGGAAATCGGTAATTTACATTTTACATGTCGTTGTATGCATCTAACCATTCCgatcaaacaaacaaaacacaagcTGCAAGAAAACATAGTTTATGCTACCCCCATACAAGATATCGGAAATAAAGCACATTTTATGGGTATGTCTTAATCATGCACGCAAGAGACGTTAATAATGACAAGGTTCCATCCTTGATATCTCAGTGAATACACGTGTAAGCACAACACCGTATATAACGGAatgttgcataccttgttatttCCCAATATGTGTTATGTATTAGAAGTTTGTAATATTCTATATCTTATGTGTAAGCtctattttattatcatttatgtCATTGTAGGACAAGCATGGACCTTAACAAACCTAAGGCAATTTTCGCATTTTTCCTTGCAATTTGCTGCGTGATGGGTGAATCCCACAATGATGTAAGTTTACAATTTAACCTATTTATAAAGTATTACAATATGATGACAATTTCTCGATTATTGCATGTGCAATAACaagaataaaaacaatacatcatAACTTGAGTTCGATTTTCTTAGCAAAGGCAGTGGAGATGAACGCATTTCAATTAGGGAACTTGAATATGTTTGAAGacctattttttgtttaatatttagttCAGTAAAATTCTTTATAAAGTGGCGCAAACAGAACATACTTGTTACAACGTGTAATCTTATGCATATGGTATGAATGGTAcatctatattattttttatcataccaccgcataaatatctgcctgatataacgttgcctgatatattgttttttaatatatacctgtttaatgcttttaacaaaatacaggttgtatcaatcgttgaaataaaaaatcccgtattacgctactcgctgtttccaattccgtattaccatactagccggactacttcgacccatttaatgacgtcacattacacgcaccgaaaatagaaatattttcgTAATATTACGTAGtgcatcgtgtgacgtcatttctgtgacaaaacacaatagttttatcttaaCTCTGTAAGGACACGTAGGACGTGATGTTTTttagcagtaaactatgtgttaaaaacgtattttggagtgtgtgtttatcatgcataaatgtatgtttcgataggaatacaataaaatagtgtggtttaatctaagtttcgataaagacatgggaGAAAAAAGTGGaaatgcatatcgtttaaacgtttttgttataaacatcggatttaagttgtcaacttaattgttataaaaattggattaacgatggcattaaggtaagcgtgtcggaaacctgtgttttcccggttcgaatgtttacacgttaatttacataaactgtattcatacgcgtcttaaataaactatggcgtaccgttttagtcattgttttgtcagttttgttaaagtaaaaaatacatttgtttactgttttcgttagttgttgtatataataaaaggaatattacgctagtcaattgttccaagagtttgtatcactctcgtggcttgtgctatttcgcatcacactcgatgttccgcctctcgtgtgatacgtcatcacacaagccactcgagtgatacaaactcttggaacaattgacgagcgtaatattccgtatatattatggtcaacaggaagttcttatatcagtcatgtgtggaggatagTCAGATTCAACTATAAAAtactcatttttagtaaaatcgaatcagatttaacaaaacaaacaatttgataccaagatgtaatatatttaaaaaacaaaatgcaacaaaaacagcatttttttttaaatattaaccgtgctcatgacgtcattattaacacgtcaaccgacaaaagtcatattctttcccgctaaaactgcagctttttagctatttgttcattatttctttaaaatcggggacgtagaagtatgataaacagaaaaagaggttactgcctgatctttttgtaatatatcaggctgggcacgaataaaataacggctcggcaagcctcgccgttatattattctaagccttgcctgatatattacaaaaagatcaggcagtaacctgttattctctatgtaccATATGCTATTTTTTGCATCCTGTTTAGTCTAACGAGTTGCCTGAAGAGACCTTCAATACAACCACCACGGACCTTGGTAATGAAAAGCAGATAAAGGTCATTTCACCGGATGGAGCTCTGCTTGCTACAATCGCCGTTTTTGAAATCGAGGTGATTTTGTTATGTGTTTTGTGCATCGAATTGATAAATCGATAACATGTACCACGATATTGTTTGAAACAATACAGTATCTTCAAATTAATACTGTCTTAAACAATGTTTTTTGCTTGTGCAAAAAGGAGTGTGTGCTGTATATTCAATGCTGTTAACTTCGATAACAGTAATCAATGGAATCAACGGGTATTCGTACAATAAAGCGATAATGTGAATATAAACTTTAATgtaattattttacatatttgcaGGGTTACGAAATTGACAAAACAGTCGACAGAAACAAGTGCTTATTGAGCAAGGTGAGATTACAATTTTGATACTCACGAGAGCTTATGATATGAATGTTTACAGTGATAaaccttttgtttaaaaaaaaatctttgactGATAGTTGAACACTAGTGACATTCCCCATATATATGTTAACATGTCAGGTTTCCGAGAACGCCACATGTTATGACGAAGTGCCCGTGGCGGATATTGACCTGATTCCTGACAACATTGCAGCCTTCTGTAAGGGTCGAGAGATCCTAAGTCTGGTCCCCACTGACTGCAACAAACAGGCGGATGCGACCGATGTTCCATCTGGTATGTAATCGTAACAGAAACATACAAGTTTGTAAACAGCAAATTTGTAACGGAAATAAAGCGTCTGAAAACTACTGCTTTTTTATGGAGCCTCAGTTGCTTCTAGTAGTTTTGCACGTGGTTGTTTCTTGAATTAGAGTCATTTAAGGTTCGCTGTCGTAAACATAACGTTTACGCATGGTTCAGCAAAGTTTGGAAATTACATTAATACGTTAATAACTactatatgtataatatttatttatattcatgttGATTTGTACATTTGTCTATTTATTATGgccatatttaaatattaatggggattttttagtaaaaatattCGCAAGTTTGATGTGCGTTGTTTATGTTGTATACATGGTTCGTCAGCTATACTGAAGTTGTGCaattaataatatagtatatatttGTCGATTGTGATTTCAACTTGCATAAGAAAGGGATCCTTCCTGTCATTtacaatttgacatttgacaaatGGTTTATCTCTCTTTGTTTTTTGGACGAGATGCATTGCGCCATGAGGATGGTAGATGAGTATTCTTTATATGCATTAGGTGTGGGCACAGTTTTGGGTTGTAAATAGTTTATCGGAGCTgttaatgtaaatgtgaaaatGGTTTATTCGCCCAACATCTACTGTTTCAAAGAATAAACGAACAGCGGATTGCCTTTTGAAGAACAATTCCTTAAAGATCCATAACCACAAATATCAACCAATtctaaagttaacccataaacacATCAGTAATCCTTATAGCCATAGCCAAAATTGCAACAGAACATGTGGTCTGCCAACATTTATTTAACGAGATATGAAATGCtcgttttttgtattttttgggagagacaatattttgcatttcaatttcccgcgacgatatccgcaCATTTACGAGCGATGCCATACTATGTTgtccatgtaatataaccattacatctATTTTTATCTAACACAtgagtaatatactttttaagccttttcattggcttagttttcgttcgattgaccaatcgcattttgttattttgctgaaatgatgttgcaacgtcaaatgacgtcacgaaaagttaacaacatttgggattaatcattatgtttgcgtaactatttatttaatttgctcatttaaaagcatgtgataaaaaaagatctgacactcgttgtcatttcataccatattttattaaacttgtccaggaaattcgttagtaagctcgcaaaaggctcgcttactaacaaaattccttgactcgtttaataaaaaatggtttgatatgacaactagtgccagatcctatatatatagcATACTAGTATTGGGCAGTGTTTATGGACCATTTAAGGTACTTATTGaaagaaaaaagaaacatatATTATTATCGGACAAATGTAGTAAGAGAGACAATAACATGTGTTGGTGTTTGTTaagactttaaagggatcttttcacgctttggtaaattgacaaaattgaaaaaagttgtttcagattcgcaaattttcgttttagttatgataattgtgaggaaacagtaatactgaacatttaccatggtctaatatagccattatatgcatcttttgacgattttaaaacctaaaaattataaagcgttgcaacgcgaaacgattgaataatttggagagttctgtttttgtcgttaaattttgtgaaactacgaagattgcttatataaggtataaatacgacaagtacgtgtactcggcggaatagctcagtaggctagagcgtttttacttcaggactctggcaggactccaggggtcactggttcgaaacctgttccgggcaatgttttttttccttttttaattttattcttgattttttactggagcttttacaatccaatgtttacatttatcgatataaagcatttaatgaataagttaaaaaatgccaaaatctgtgaaaaggccccattaaatGGATAAATGTTTACCTAATTGCTTGTATGATGCTGCTCCGTTAATGCTTAACTTGTACTTTTATTTCTATTAAGATTCCTCAGATCATGGCGTTGTTAAGAGATCCGTTTACAGCACTTGTGGACGCTGGAGCGTTAACTTCCACACTTGCTGTCGGAACTACTGCTGCGGCCTGTTTTGTTGGGGAAGCTGTACGACTTGCACAACAACCATACTATGGACATACCGCACTCTTTCTGGGTATATAAGCCCATTTTATTGGTAACAAAGAGGACAAATGTAATGCTGAACAAGCATAAGCATGTGAATTTTCTGATAATAATACAAACCGCACACGTTTTGGATTTATTCATTGATAAACAATTCGGTAGAATTCaggctttttaaatatattacatataatttataaaaaaacctATAATCTTTCTTCATTGACACATTCTTTAATGATTGCTGCGTTAGTAAATTATTATGGTCTTCTTCAACATAGGTGCAGGTTATGTGTTTTGAAGCAAAGaatgattttattttgtcaaatactagtatataattaattacattgTAAAGTGCTGTATTATCTCAAATCAACTTTTCATAATACATGCTATGCTCTttttttgttattgaaataaacatgcacacacacacccacacgcGAATGCGAATGCAAACATGCACACGCGATGTATTGCCTGACGACTACGGGtccttaaatataaaaaaaggtttgATACATTAAATAATCGAaggtaaatgtgtttttattatacaaaagcataacatgacagtgtaatgatcttaaatataactgattaaaacaaaaacaccTATGTTTTCTAAATCACTCACAGATGATTTGGATCGACACTGGCATAATTGTATAAACAGGTAAAACCGTAAAAACTGAAAagtgtatttgtgtttgataaTCAGAGTGTGTATCTCTGATGATAGTCAGGAAATACTTCTTTGTTAACTGTATGCAAAAGTAAAATATTACTATGTACAACCATTAATCAAGATTTCAATGTCTAAAATATCTAAATGAGCCGCGCTATGTGAATACCGGGCTTAATTAACGTGCATAAAGTAccgtcgtcccagaatagcctgctCAGTCTGCATAGCTAATCAGGTTCGACAATTCCCACTAAAATAgactttttcgtttaaaggaagtctcttctaaacggaaATCGTGTTTATGCCGAAAGTTTCGTCCCttataagcttgtgcggactgcactggcttatctaggacgacacattacgcacacgcattatgtcCGTTTTTCCAAGACCGCGTCTCAAATATTAATATACGAAGTTCGCCGTAAACTACGGCTGATTTTGAGTTTCTGTTTTTAAGCAATGTCAATTTACAAAACTTAAGCGTGCAATTTCGTTGGACTATCCAAAACTTTAGTGTCCCATTTTGGTAGATACAAATCATATGAAATCCACGTATGGAATATATATTTACTGTTTAATTCACTATAAATTCGCGCAAAATCGAAACATTGCAAGTTTATTAACCAGAAGTAACTTACCAGGCTTAGTAACCagatttttatttgtaaacaccTGTATTTCCAGTACTAACAGTTGATTGTTTATGAAATGATATGAAACAATAGGGGAAGCAACTCAGTAGGGATTGCAAAACAAGTTACAGTCGTTTTTTCCaataattgattaaatagttTGTCGCATGCTCGGATAATGGCGTCTAATGCGTACCATGGCTTCGACAAACAAGGCGCATGTGGACATATTCACAAAACTAGAGCGATATTTTGTTGAAATCATTAAAAacgttgattaaaaaaaaaaaacattgaatattaaatttagtatttgaAACGTGGTCTTTCGGGACTGAGCCAAAGTTTTGTAACATCAAACACTCGCGAGGACTGTCTTATAGACAAATAAAAAAGGCGCTTCCATACATGTCAATCACATTTAAATTGATGTTGCAATATTACACAATCATCGTCTGTAGACATAACGTATTAAGCGAATCaaccatttaaacaaaattgcACATGAGATTCGTTTGTGATTTCCAAAACAAGCATTTGGTTATTTTTGGggattaataaaacaaattatctGTTCACAATAGCTTTTGGGAGGAGTTTTGTATAGTGGTAGATCCTGGATATATTGTAACGTACGATACATGCGTTGTCAAAAATATTGACGAAAAGAGCATTCAAGCTATGTAATAATGATAGGTGCCTATTTGAATCGGTGGATACATATTAACGgcattatattacaatatatgtttCTTTCCGAAATGTGATTTGTCTACGCTTGAAAAAGGTGCAATGCCTTTTCTTTTTATCTGTGACAACTTTTTGTTCCCTAATTGCTATATGGCGAGTTTGTGAAAATTCTCGAATAACATTTCACGCCATCTGCTTCGCGTAAACAGTTAACAGTTTAAGCTTCAAAACATtctaaaaatcaaagcgctgaaggcactgaagttgttcgctattgcataatcttagacacaactcagttttcaaaataatgtgacattatgttaaagctttttatatcgcaagtttgaaatgaacacatcccattcaaatttataaagagtgtgtcttaaagcacaggtgtGTGTGcgctgtttatcctcatatttatgttattgagataacttagacaaaacaacaacaatatgtctcttttttcgcaattggttgctgcactggcaaccatctttagaattttggttgacttgctaaagaataacaagcctagaattaTGTACATGCTGTGATATGTgcatctaatactttatttattgtctttaaattattgagcaac carries:
- the LOC127867587 gene encoding uncharacterized protein LOC127867587; the encoded protein is MDLNKPKAIFAFFLAICCVMGESHNDSNELPEETFNTTTTDLGNEKQIKVISPDGALLATIAVFEIEGYEIDKTVDRNKCLLSKVSENATCYDEVPVADIDLIPDNIAAFCKGREILSLVPTDCNKQADATDVPSDSSDHGVVKRSVYSTCGRWSVNFHTCCRNYCCGLFCWGSCTTCTTTILWTYRTLSGYISPFYW